A region of Larimichthys crocea isolate SSNF chromosome X, L_crocea_2.0, whole genome shotgun sequence DNA encodes the following proteins:
- the LOC104925456 gene encoding somatostatin receptor type 3, whose translation MELIQATQVSLLSQEAPTSIWSNNSIHPNFNSLFLSTPEQPFNFTHNDGSPQNSTTPAPGSVPGLTGIFIPLIYGIVCVVGLVGNTLVIHVIVNYTKNESVTNIYILNLAIADELFMLGLPFLAVQNALLSWPFGSLMCRVVMTVDAINQFTSIFCLTVMSVDRYLAVVHPIRSFWWRRPRVAKAISATVWAGSFVVVLPVVVFADVLKDDGNCSIVWPEPAEVWKTSFIVYTCTVGFFCPLLVICLCYLLIVIKVRSVGKRAQATSSRRRKSERKITRMVVVVVAVFVLCWLPFYVLNIVNLLVVLPGDFRGLYVFVVVLSYANSCANPILYGFLSDNFKRGFRKALCGTSRRVNNRGGIEVQRPTEEWGGIGLQAQKVVNLQNKDCDEKEEEEEINSTEAAIEMGEICKTSQNGNHSGVMDGSRTQVVQRGKPEAEHSDQSVKEEELDRKDQGSDPADPAVSSRASRSRNSRSHSEESLNKNSVLEISYL comes from the exons ATGGAGCTCATCCAGGCCACCCAGGTTTCCTTGCTGTCTCAGGAGGCCCCTACATCTATCTGGAGCAACAACTCCATTCACCCCAACTTCAATTCCCTGTTCCTCTCCACTCCTGAACAGCCTTTCAACTTTACCCATAATGATGGCTCCCCCCAGAACTCCACCACACCTGCACCTGGATCAGTCCCTGGTTTGACTGGAATCTTCATCCCACTTATCTATGGGATAGTGTGTGTTGTTGGCCTTGTGGGCAACACTCTGGTCATCCACGTTATTGTCAACTACACCAAGAATGAGTCAGTCACCAACATCTACATCCTCAACTTAGCCATTGCAGACGAGCTTTTCATGCTGGGCCTGCCCTTCTTGGCGGTGCAGAACGCTCTGCTTTCTTGGCCCTTTGGCTCTCTAATGTGCCGTGTGGTCATGACAGTGGACGCCATCAACCAGTTTACCAGCATCTTCTGCTTGACTGTGATGTCAGTAGACCGCTACCTTGCTGTGGTTCACCCCATTCGCTCCTTCTGGTGGCGGCGCCCCCGTGTAGCCAAGGCTATCAGTGCCACAGTTTGGGCGGGGTCCTTTGTGGTGGTGCTGCCAGTGGTGGTGTTTGCTGACGTGTTGAAGGATGATGGGAACTGCAGCATTGTGTGGCCTGAGCCAGCAGAAGTGTGGAAGACATCTTTCATAGTGTACACGTGCACAGTAGGCTTCTTCTGCCCCCTGTTGGTCATCTGTTTGTGCTACCTGCTAATAGTCATCAAG GTGCGCAGTGTTGGGAAACGGGCGCAGGCCACGTCTTCTCGGCGCAGGAAGTCGGAGCGTAAAATCACCAGGATGGTGGTTGTTGTGGTGGCAGTGTTCGTCCTTTGCTGGCTACCTTTCTATGTTCTGAATATCGTCAACCTCTTGGTGGTCCTGCCTGGGGACTTCAGAGGGCTTTacgtttttgttgttgtgctgtcaTATGCGAACAGCTGTGCCAACCCCATACTGTACGGCTTTTTGTCTGACAACTTCAAGAGAGGCTTCAGGAAGGCCCTGTGCGGCACTTCACGGAGGGTGAATAACAGGGGAGGCATTGAGGTACAGCGGCCAACAGAGGAGTGGGGTGGCATTGGGCTCCAAGCACAAAAAGTCGTAAATTTGCAGAATAAAGATTGTgatgagaaagaagaggaggaggaaatcaATAGTACAGAGGCTGCCATAGAGATGGGTGAAATATGTAAAACGTCACAGAACGGAAATCACAGTGGAGTAATGGATGGCTCAAGGACACAGGTCGTGCAGAGGGGTAAGCCTGAGGCGGAGCACTCTGATCAAAGTGTCAAAGAGGAAGAACTGGATAGGAAAGACCAAGGCTCTGATCCTGCTGATCCAGCAGTGTCTTCTAGAGCCAGCAGAAGTAGAAACAGCAGGTCACATTCAGAAGAATCCCTGAACAAAAACTCTGTGCTTGAAATCAGCTATCTGTAA